One Ricinus communis isolate WT05 ecotype wild-type chromosome 7, ASM1957865v1, whole genome shotgun sequence genomic region harbors:
- the LOC8266930 gene encoding B-box zinc finger protein 32, translated as MKKCELCKYPAKTYCEFDEASLCWGCDAKVHGANFLVARHTRTLLCRSCQSLTPWKASGSRLGCIVSVCDVCANDANRKEDEKEEESEAALDSVGDGDNQVVPWPSSTALPPPASSSSSSSSRTSSQQFCASDTIKSLKRTREGPTDLRYPLQEDGMTGAGGGGSGGDEEVNSVVDYSLKERRIEANNGKIIKRF; from the exons aTGAAGAAGTGCGAGCTATGCAAGTATCCTGCGAAAACATACTGTGAGTTCGACGAGGCCAGCCTCTGTTGGGGCTGCGATGCTAAAGTTCACGGAGCAAACTTTCTGGTGGCTCGGCACACGCGTACTCTACTTTGCAGGTCCTGCCAATCTCTCACTCCATGGAAAGCCTCCGGTTCTAGATTAGGCTGTATTGTCTCTGTTTGCGACGTGTGTGCAAATGATGCTAATCGCaaagaagatgaaaaagaagaagaatctgAGGCTGCTCTTGATTCTGTCGGAGATGGTGATAATCAGGTGGTGCCGTGGCCTTCTAGCACCGCGCTACCACCGCCTGCATCCTCATCCTCATCCTCATCTTCTCGTACGAGCAGTCAACAGTTCTGTGCGAGTGATACAATAAAATCTCTGAAACGAACGCGTGAGGGTCCTACAGATCTTCGGTACCCGCTTCAG GAAGATGGAATGACCGGCGCCGGCGGCGGTGGCAGTGGCGGTGATGAAGAAGTCAATTCTGTTGTTGACTATTCATTGAAAGAGCGGAGAATCGAAGCAAATAAcggaaaaattataaaaagattctAG
- the LOC125370608 gene encoding uncharacterized protein LOC125370608 encodes MTPQPDSLGFSRPDPSLKLDSKCHTATRPEHLTRPNYNIDPAHSDFLTRPSHSHDLAQSTATGSGLALTQAQQAHQVQVTQMVAQLQALVQQPSGFGLHQPGGSGSAQTALNSLQNTTNICQNAWIIDSGATDQMTWDPTKLQKINYIRDSQHVTVANGAKTKIHGYGSNFRKDDW; translated from the exons ATGACGCCCCAACCCGACTCTCTAGGGTTTTCTCGACCCGACCCGAGTCTCAAACTAGACTCTAAATGCCATACTGCAACCCGACCCGAGCATCTAACCCGGCCCAACTACAACATCGACCCGGCCCACTCTGATTTCCTGACCCGACCCAGTCACAGTCATGATCTGGCCCAGTCAACTGCAACTGGGTCAGGCCTAGCTCTAACTCAGGCCCAACAAGCCCACCAGGTCCAAGTGACACAAATGGTAGCCCAACTTCAGGCCCTGGTTCAGCAACCTAGTGGGTTCGGTTTGCATCAACCCGGTGGGTCAGGTTCGGCCCAAACTGCtttaaattcattacaaaATACTACAAATATCTGTCAAAATGCTTGGATTATTGACTCAGGTGCAACAGATCAAATGACTTGGGATCCcacaaaattacaaaaaatcaattatatcaGGGACTCCCAACATGTGACAGTTGCTAATGGGGCCAAAACCAAAATTCATGGCTACG GATCGAATTTTCGGAAAGACGATTGGTGA
- the LOC112535424 gene encoding G-type lectin S-receptor-like serine/threonine-protein kinase At4g03230 isoform X1 → MLATVFFYSQLIILCSLLLDSYAIDTIAVNTSLTDGGTVISSGERFELGFFTPAGRDDNCRYVGIWYYNLDPITVIWVANREKPLLDTGGRFIVDDGNLKVLDESGKLYWSTGLETPSDPRYGLRWEAKLMDFGNLVLSNQLARTTWQSFEHPTDTFLPGMRMDQNLMLTSWTSKIDPAPGQFTFKLHQKEKNQFTIWNHFIPHWISGISGEFFESEEIPYDVAHFLLNLNINKGHSSDYNSIRVVMSFSGEIQSWNLDMYQHEWSLEWWEPKDRCSVYEACGSFGSCNSNNKLLCKCLPGFKPKIQEKWIMEDFSDGCTKNSTACDKDDIFLNLKMMKVYNTDSKFDVNNETECRDKCLSSCQCHAYSYTGGKNSTRRDIGPTNPTCWIWTEDLKNLQEEYLYGGHDLFVRVSRSDIESTVRNCEACGTNAIPYPLSTGLNCGDPMYFSFYCNKSTGKLSFKAPTGTYNVTNISPTTRTFIIQAKEVDNCNARNGAFLQLDQLSPFNLNNVMTCGAEAEFSSRYITEIVIGWQPPDEPSCTSSADCKDWPYSTCNITTDGMQRCLCNTNFRWDGLALNCTPGENYHEPFRGSSTRKKPLFLIIGVTIASVIVLLCAIAYICICICKRKKERSKNIERNAAILYGTEKRVKDMIESEDFKEEDKKGIDIPFFDLDSILAATDNFSDVNKLGRGGFGPVYKGIFPGGREIAIKRLSSVSGQGLEEFKNEVVLIARLQHRNLVRLLGYCIKGEEKILLYEYMPNKSLDSLVFDQKLSILLKWEMRFDIILGVARGLLYLHQDSRLRIIHRDLKTSNILLDAEMNPKISDFGLARIFEGKQTEGSTSRVVGTYGYMSPEYALDGLFSVKSDVFSFGVVVLEILSGRRSTGVFKSGQGLNLLGYAWRMWIEDKAVDFMDETLSGSCKRNEFVKCLHIALLCVQEDPADRPTMSTVVVMLSSTEPVTFPTPNQPAFVERKDLSTTASSSSKQEIITNWTATFGGGR, encoded by the exons ATGCTAGCTACCGTCTTCTTTTACAGTCAGCTGATCATACTGTGCTCTCTGCTTCTAGATTCCTATGCTATAGATACCATTGCAGTAAACACATCACTTACAGATGGAGGAACTGTTATCTCGTCCGGTGAAAGGTTCGAACTGGGGTTTTTTACTCCTGCTGGAAGAGATGATAACTGTAGGTATGTGGGAATATGGTATTACAATTTGGATCCAATAACAGTTATATGGGTTGCCAATCGAGAAAAGCCACTTCTTGATACTGGTGGAAGATTTATTGTTGATGACGGCAACCTCAAAGTATTGGATGAATCAGGAAAACTTTATTGGTCTACAGGCCTTGAAACACCATCAGACCCAAGATATGGGTTGCGCTGGGAGGCTAAGTTAATGGATTTTGGAAACTTGGTCTTGAGCAATCAATTGGCAAGGACTACATGGCAGAGCTTTGAGCACCCAACTGATACATTTCTTCCAGGTATGAGAATGGATCAGAACCTTATGTTGACTTCATGGACTAGTAAAATTGACCCAGCACCAGGGCAATTCACATTTAAGCtacatcaaaaagaaaagaaccaGTTCACTATATGGAATCACTTTATCCCTCATTGGATAAGTGGAATCTCTGGTGAATTCTTCGAGTCGGAAGAAATACCTTATGATGTAGCCCATTTTTTATTGAACCTTAACATAAACAAAGGTCATTCCTCAGATTACAATAGTATAAGGGTCGTAATGAGTTTCAGTGGGGAGATACAATCTTGGAACTTAGATATGTACCAACATGAATGGTCATTAGAATGGTGGGAGCCAAAAGACCGATGCAGTGTTTATGAAGCCTGTGGGAGCTTTGGGAGCTGCAATAGTAACAACAAGTTACTTTGTAAATGTTTGCCCGGTTTCAAGCCCAAAATTCAAGAGAAATGGATCATGGAAGACTTCTCTGATGGATGCACCAAAAATTCAACAGCATGTGACAAGGATGACATCTTCTTGAACTTGAAGATGATGAAAGTTTATAATACAGACTCCAAATTTGACGTTAACAATGAGACAGAATGTAGAGATAAGTGTCTCAGCAGTTGTCAATGCCATGCTTATTCCTATACTGGAGGAAAAAATAGTACAAGGAGGGATATCGGACCTACTAACCCCACTTGCTGGATTTGGACTGAGGATCTTAAGAATTTACAGGAGGAGTATCTTTATGGTGGTCATGACCTCTTTGTTCGTGTATCTCGTTCTGATATAG AATCAACCGTCAGAAATTGTGAAGCTTGTGGAACAAATGCGATTCCTTATCCTCTAAGCACGGGTTTAAATTGCGGTGATCCTATGTACTTCAGCTTCTACTGCAACAAGTCCACAGGCAAACTTAGCTTTAAAGCACCTACTGGCACTTATAATGTCACTAACATCAGTCCAACTACTAGAACATTTATCATCCAAGCAAAAGAAGTAGATAACTGCAATGCCAGAAATGGCGCATTTCTGCAGCTTGACCAGTTATCTCCATTCAACCTGAATAATGTGATGACCTGTGGTGCTGAGGCAGAATTTAGTTCTAGATACATAACAGAAATAGTAATTGGTTGGCAACCACCTGACGAGCCGAGCTGCACTTCTTCTGCAGACTGTAAGGATTGGCCATATTCAACATGCAATATAACAACAGATGGTATGCAAAGGTGCCTCTGCAATACAAACTTCCGATGGGATGGCTTAGCCCTGAATTGTACTCCTG gaGAAAATTACCATGAGCCATTTAGAGGATCTTCAACAAGAAAGAAACCATTGTTTTTGATAATTGGAGTAACAATTGCAAGTGTCATAGTTCTACTGTGTGCCATTGCTTACATCTGCATATGTATAtgcaagagaaagaaag AAAGAAGTAAGAACATTGAAAGAAATGCAGCTATTTTATATGGCACTGAGAAACGCGTCAAAGACATGATAGAATCGGAAGATTTTAAAGAAGAGGACAAGAAGGGGATAGATATACCTTTTTTTGATTTAGACAGCATACTAGCTGCTACAGATAATTTCTCAGATGTAAACAAGCTTGGACGAGGGGGGTTTGGGCCTGTGTACAAG GGTATATTTCCAGGAGGTCGTGAAATTGCTATTAAGAGACTCTCAAGTGTTTCAGGACAAGGATtggaagaatttaaaaatgagGTTGTGCTGATTGCTAGACTTCAACATAGAAATCTTGTCAGACTTTTGGGCTATTGCATTAAAGGGGAAGAAAAAATTTTGCTTTATGAATATATGCCTAATAAAAGCTTAGATTCTCTTGTGTTTG ATCAAAAGCTAAGCATACTTCTGAAATGGGAGATGCGATTTGACATCATTCTGGGAGTTGCTCGAGGGCTGCTTTATCTGCATCAAGATTCTAGGTTGAGAATTATTCATAGGGATCTGAAAACAAGCAACATTTTACTGGATGCAGAAATGAACCCGAAGATTTCTGACTTCGGCCTGGCAAGGATATTTGAAGGCAAACAAACAGAGGGAAGCACAAGCAGAGTAGTTGGAACATA TGGGTATATGTCCCCGGAGTATGCATTAGATGGGCTATTTTCAGTTAAATCAGATGTTTTTAGCTTTGGTGTAGTAGTACTAGAAATTTTGAGTGGTAGAAGGAGCACTGGAGTTTTTAAGAGTGGACAAGGTCTGAACCTTCTAGGCTAT GCATGGAGAATGTGGATAGAAGATAAGGCAGTAGATTTTATGGACGAGACGCTAAGCGGAAGttgtaaaagaaatgaatttgTGAAGTGCCTACACATTGCGCTGCTATGCGTACAAGAAGATCCAGCTGATCGTCCCACCATGTCAACTGTAGTTGTCATGCTCAGCAGTACTGAACCTGTAACATTTCCAACCCCTAACCAGCCAGCCTTTGTTGAAAGGAAAGATCTTTCTACTACTGCTTCTTCCTCAAGTAAACAGGAAATCATCACCAACTGGACAGCTACTTTTGGAGGAGGTAGATGA
- the LOC112535424 gene encoding G-type lectin S-receptor-like serine/threonine-protein kinase At4g03230 isoform X3 codes for MLATVFFYSQLIILCSLLLDSYAIDTIAVNTSLTDGGTVISSGERFELGFFTPAGRDDNCRYVGIWYYNLDPITVIWVANREKPLLDTGGRFIVDDGNLKVLDESGKLYWSTGLETPSDPRYGLRWEAKLMDFGNLVLSNQLARTTWQSFEHPTDTFLPGMRMDQNLMLTSWTSKIDPAPGQFTFKLHQKEKNQFTIWNHFIPHWISGISGEFFESEEIPYDVAHFLLNLNINKGHSSDYNSIRVVMSFSGEIQSWNLDMYQHEWSLEWWEPKDRCSVYEACGSFGSCNSNNKLLCKCLPGFKPKIQEKWIMEDFSDGCTKNSTACDKDDIFLNLKMMKVYNTDSKFDVNNETECRDKCLSSCQCHAYSYTGGKNSTRRDIGPTNPTCWIWTEDLKNLQEEYLYGGHDLFVRVSRSDIESTVRNCEACGTNAIPYPLSTGLNCGDPMYFSFYCNKSTGKLSFKAPTGTYNVTNISPTTRTFIIQAKEVDNCNARNGAFLQLDQLSPFNLNNVMTCGAEAEFSSRYITEIVIGWQPPDEPSCTSSADCKDWPYSTCNITTDGMQRCLCNTNFRWDGLALNCTPGENYHEPFRGSSTRKKPLFLIIGVTIASVIVLLCAIAYICICICKRKKERSKNIERNAAILYGTEKRVKDMIESEDFKEEDKKGIDIPFFDLDSILAATDNFSDVNKLGRGGFGPVYKGIFPGGREIAIKRLSSVSGQGLEEFKNEVVLIARLQHRNLVRLLGYCIKGEEKILLYEYMPNKSLDSLVFDQKLSILLKWEMRFDIILGVARGLLYLHQDSRLRIIHRDLKTSNILLDAEMNPKISDFGLARIFEGKQTEGSTSRVVGT; via the exons ATGCTAGCTACCGTCTTCTTTTACAGTCAGCTGATCATACTGTGCTCTCTGCTTCTAGATTCCTATGCTATAGATACCATTGCAGTAAACACATCACTTACAGATGGAGGAACTGTTATCTCGTCCGGTGAAAGGTTCGAACTGGGGTTTTTTACTCCTGCTGGAAGAGATGATAACTGTAGGTATGTGGGAATATGGTATTACAATTTGGATCCAATAACAGTTATATGGGTTGCCAATCGAGAAAAGCCACTTCTTGATACTGGTGGAAGATTTATTGTTGATGACGGCAACCTCAAAGTATTGGATGAATCAGGAAAACTTTATTGGTCTACAGGCCTTGAAACACCATCAGACCCAAGATATGGGTTGCGCTGGGAGGCTAAGTTAATGGATTTTGGAAACTTGGTCTTGAGCAATCAATTGGCAAGGACTACATGGCAGAGCTTTGAGCACCCAACTGATACATTTCTTCCAGGTATGAGAATGGATCAGAACCTTATGTTGACTTCATGGACTAGTAAAATTGACCCAGCACCAGGGCAATTCACATTTAAGCtacatcaaaaagaaaagaaccaGTTCACTATATGGAATCACTTTATCCCTCATTGGATAAGTGGAATCTCTGGTGAATTCTTCGAGTCGGAAGAAATACCTTATGATGTAGCCCATTTTTTATTGAACCTTAACATAAACAAAGGTCATTCCTCAGATTACAATAGTATAAGGGTCGTAATGAGTTTCAGTGGGGAGATACAATCTTGGAACTTAGATATGTACCAACATGAATGGTCATTAGAATGGTGGGAGCCAAAAGACCGATGCAGTGTTTATGAAGCCTGTGGGAGCTTTGGGAGCTGCAATAGTAACAACAAGTTACTTTGTAAATGTTTGCCCGGTTTCAAGCCCAAAATTCAAGAGAAATGGATCATGGAAGACTTCTCTGATGGATGCACCAAAAATTCAACAGCATGTGACAAGGATGACATCTTCTTGAACTTGAAGATGATGAAAGTTTATAATACAGACTCCAAATTTGACGTTAACAATGAGACAGAATGTAGAGATAAGTGTCTCAGCAGTTGTCAATGCCATGCTTATTCCTATACTGGAGGAAAAAATAGTACAAGGAGGGATATCGGACCTACTAACCCCACTTGCTGGATTTGGACTGAGGATCTTAAGAATTTACAGGAGGAGTATCTTTATGGTGGTCATGACCTCTTTGTTCGTGTATCTCGTTCTGATATAG AATCAACCGTCAGAAATTGTGAAGCTTGTGGAACAAATGCGATTCCTTATCCTCTAAGCACGGGTTTAAATTGCGGTGATCCTATGTACTTCAGCTTCTACTGCAACAAGTCCACAGGCAAACTTAGCTTTAAAGCACCTACTGGCACTTATAATGTCACTAACATCAGTCCAACTACTAGAACATTTATCATCCAAGCAAAAGAAGTAGATAACTGCAATGCCAGAAATGGCGCATTTCTGCAGCTTGACCAGTTATCTCCATTCAACCTGAATAATGTGATGACCTGTGGTGCTGAGGCAGAATTTAGTTCTAGATACATAACAGAAATAGTAATTGGTTGGCAACCACCTGACGAGCCGAGCTGCACTTCTTCTGCAGACTGTAAGGATTGGCCATATTCAACATGCAATATAACAACAGATGGTATGCAAAGGTGCCTCTGCAATACAAACTTCCGATGGGATGGCTTAGCCCTGAATTGTACTCCTG gaGAAAATTACCATGAGCCATTTAGAGGATCTTCAACAAGAAAGAAACCATTGTTTTTGATAATTGGAGTAACAATTGCAAGTGTCATAGTTCTACTGTGTGCCATTGCTTACATCTGCATATGTATAtgcaagagaaagaaag AAAGAAGTAAGAACATTGAAAGAAATGCAGCTATTTTATATGGCACTGAGAAACGCGTCAAAGACATGATAGAATCGGAAGATTTTAAAGAAGAGGACAAGAAGGGGATAGATATACCTTTTTTTGATTTAGACAGCATACTAGCTGCTACAGATAATTTCTCAGATGTAAACAAGCTTGGACGAGGGGGGTTTGGGCCTGTGTACAAG GGTATATTTCCAGGAGGTCGTGAAATTGCTATTAAGAGACTCTCAAGTGTTTCAGGACAAGGATtggaagaatttaaaaatgagGTTGTGCTGATTGCTAGACTTCAACATAGAAATCTTGTCAGACTTTTGGGCTATTGCATTAAAGGGGAAGAAAAAATTTTGCTTTATGAATATATGCCTAATAAAAGCTTAGATTCTCTTGTGTTTG ATCAAAAGCTAAGCATACTTCTGAAATGGGAGATGCGATTTGACATCATTCTGGGAGTTGCTCGAGGGCTGCTTTATCTGCATCAAGATTCTAGGTTGAGAATTATTCATAGGGATCTGAAAACAAGCAACATTTTACTGGATGCAGAAATGAACCCGAAGATTTCTGACTTCGGCCTGGCAAGGATATTTGAAGGCAAACAAACAGAGGGAAGCACAAGCAGAGTAGTTGGAACATA G
- the LOC112535424 gene encoding G-type lectin S-receptor-like serine/threonine-protein kinase At4g03230 isoform X2, with translation MEELLSRPVKGSNWGFLLLLEEMITVGLETPSDPRYGLRWEAKLMDFGNLVLSNQLARTTWQSFEHPTDTFLPGMRMDQNLMLTSWTSKIDPAPGQFTFKLHQKEKNQFTIWNHFIPHWISGISGEFFESEEIPYDVAHFLLNLNINKGHSSDYNSIRVVMSFSGEIQSWNLDMYQHEWSLEWWEPKDRCSVYEACGSFGSCNSNNKLLCKCLPGFKPKIQEKWIMEDFSDGCTKNSTACDKDDIFLNLKMMKVYNTDSKFDVNNETECRDKCLSSCQCHAYSYTGGKNSTRRDIGPTNPTCWIWTEDLKNLQEEYLYGGHDLFVRVSRSDIESTVRNCEACGTNAIPYPLSTGLNCGDPMYFSFYCNKSTGKLSFKAPTGTYNVTNISPTTRTFIIQAKEVDNCNARNGAFLQLDQLSPFNLNNVMTCGAEAEFSSRYITEIVIGWQPPDEPSCTSSADCKDWPYSTCNITTDGMQRCLCNTNFRWDGLALNCTPGENYHEPFRGSSTRKKPLFLIIGVTIASVIVLLCAIAYICICICKRKKERSKNIERNAAILYGTEKRVKDMIESEDFKEEDKKGIDIPFFDLDSILAATDNFSDVNKLGRGGFGPVYKGIFPGGREIAIKRLSSVSGQGLEEFKNEVVLIARLQHRNLVRLLGYCIKGEEKILLYEYMPNKSLDSLVFDQKLSILLKWEMRFDIILGVARGLLYLHQDSRLRIIHRDLKTSNILLDAEMNPKISDFGLARIFEGKQTEGSTSRVVGTYGYMSPEYALDGLFSVKSDVFSFGVVVLEILSGRRSTGVFKSGQGLNLLGYAWRMWIEDKAVDFMDETLSGSCKRNEFVKCLHIALLCVQEDPADRPTMSTVVVMLSSTEPVTFPTPNQPAFVERKDLSTTASSSSKQEIITNWTATFGGGR, from the exons ATGGAGGAACTGTTATCTCGTCCGGTGAAAGGTTCGAACTGGGGTTTTTTACTCCTGCTGGAAGAGATGATAACTGTAG GCCTTGAAACACCATCAGACCCAAGATATGGGTTGCGCTGGGAGGCTAAGTTAATGGATTTTGGAAACTTGGTCTTGAGCAATCAATTGGCAAGGACTACATGGCAGAGCTTTGAGCACCCAACTGATACATTTCTTCCAGGTATGAGAATGGATCAGAACCTTATGTTGACTTCATGGACTAGTAAAATTGACCCAGCACCAGGGCAATTCACATTTAAGCtacatcaaaaagaaaagaaccaGTTCACTATATGGAATCACTTTATCCCTCATTGGATAAGTGGAATCTCTGGTGAATTCTTCGAGTCGGAAGAAATACCTTATGATGTAGCCCATTTTTTATTGAACCTTAACATAAACAAAGGTCATTCCTCAGATTACAATAGTATAAGGGTCGTAATGAGTTTCAGTGGGGAGATACAATCTTGGAACTTAGATATGTACCAACATGAATGGTCATTAGAATGGTGGGAGCCAAAAGACCGATGCAGTGTTTATGAAGCCTGTGGGAGCTTTGGGAGCTGCAATAGTAACAACAAGTTACTTTGTAAATGTTTGCCCGGTTTCAAGCCCAAAATTCAAGAGAAATGGATCATGGAAGACTTCTCTGATGGATGCACCAAAAATTCAACAGCATGTGACAAGGATGACATCTTCTTGAACTTGAAGATGATGAAAGTTTATAATACAGACTCCAAATTTGACGTTAACAATGAGACAGAATGTAGAGATAAGTGTCTCAGCAGTTGTCAATGCCATGCTTATTCCTATACTGGAGGAAAAAATAGTACAAGGAGGGATATCGGACCTACTAACCCCACTTGCTGGATTTGGACTGAGGATCTTAAGAATTTACAGGAGGAGTATCTTTATGGTGGTCATGACCTCTTTGTTCGTGTATCTCGTTCTGATATAG AATCAACCGTCAGAAATTGTGAAGCTTGTGGAACAAATGCGATTCCTTATCCTCTAAGCACGGGTTTAAATTGCGGTGATCCTATGTACTTCAGCTTCTACTGCAACAAGTCCACAGGCAAACTTAGCTTTAAAGCACCTACTGGCACTTATAATGTCACTAACATCAGTCCAACTACTAGAACATTTATCATCCAAGCAAAAGAAGTAGATAACTGCAATGCCAGAAATGGCGCATTTCTGCAGCTTGACCAGTTATCTCCATTCAACCTGAATAATGTGATGACCTGTGGTGCTGAGGCAGAATTTAGTTCTAGATACATAACAGAAATAGTAATTGGTTGGCAACCACCTGACGAGCCGAGCTGCACTTCTTCTGCAGACTGTAAGGATTGGCCATATTCAACATGCAATATAACAACAGATGGTATGCAAAGGTGCCTCTGCAATACAAACTTCCGATGGGATGGCTTAGCCCTGAATTGTACTCCTG gaGAAAATTACCATGAGCCATTTAGAGGATCTTCAACAAGAAAGAAACCATTGTTTTTGATAATTGGAGTAACAATTGCAAGTGTCATAGTTCTACTGTGTGCCATTGCTTACATCTGCATATGTATAtgcaagagaaagaaag AAAGAAGTAAGAACATTGAAAGAAATGCAGCTATTTTATATGGCACTGAGAAACGCGTCAAAGACATGATAGAATCGGAAGATTTTAAAGAAGAGGACAAGAAGGGGATAGATATACCTTTTTTTGATTTAGACAGCATACTAGCTGCTACAGATAATTTCTCAGATGTAAACAAGCTTGGACGAGGGGGGTTTGGGCCTGTGTACAAG GGTATATTTCCAGGAGGTCGTGAAATTGCTATTAAGAGACTCTCAAGTGTTTCAGGACAAGGATtggaagaatttaaaaatgagGTTGTGCTGATTGCTAGACTTCAACATAGAAATCTTGTCAGACTTTTGGGCTATTGCATTAAAGGGGAAGAAAAAATTTTGCTTTATGAATATATGCCTAATAAAAGCTTAGATTCTCTTGTGTTTG ATCAAAAGCTAAGCATACTTCTGAAATGGGAGATGCGATTTGACATCATTCTGGGAGTTGCTCGAGGGCTGCTTTATCTGCATCAAGATTCTAGGTTGAGAATTATTCATAGGGATCTGAAAACAAGCAACATTTTACTGGATGCAGAAATGAACCCGAAGATTTCTGACTTCGGCCTGGCAAGGATATTTGAAGGCAAACAAACAGAGGGAAGCACAAGCAGAGTAGTTGGAACATA TGGGTATATGTCCCCGGAGTATGCATTAGATGGGCTATTTTCAGTTAAATCAGATGTTTTTAGCTTTGGTGTAGTAGTACTAGAAATTTTGAGTGGTAGAAGGAGCACTGGAGTTTTTAAGAGTGGACAAGGTCTGAACCTTCTAGGCTAT GCATGGAGAATGTGGATAGAAGATAAGGCAGTAGATTTTATGGACGAGACGCTAAGCGGAAGttgtaaaagaaatgaatttgTGAAGTGCCTACACATTGCGCTGCTATGCGTACAAGAAGATCCAGCTGATCGTCCCACCATGTCAACTGTAGTTGTCATGCTCAGCAGTACTGAACCTGTAACATTTCCAACCCCTAACCAGCCAGCCTTTGTTGAAAGGAAAGATCTTTCTACTACTGCTTCTTCCTCAAGTAAACAGGAAATCATCACCAACTGGACAGCTACTTTTGGAGGAGGTAGATGA